Part of the Nicotiana sylvestris chromosome 2, ASM39365v2, whole genome shotgun sequence genome, GGAGATACTTAAAGTTGGCACCGTTTTTCATTTAAACACTTAAACTGAAGAGCACTTATACTACactaaacttgttccaattaggCACTTTTTTAACAATTAACCAAACTTAAAAAGTGTGTGCAATGACTCGCCGCTAATGTGGCGAatgacaaataaaaaaaaaggatatATATCATTTTGAGttataaaagaaagaaagaaaaaactattttaaaatctatttagtaaacataataaaataaactTAATTTTCACTCAATCACAAAATGACACATTATTaacaaaagaaaagacaaaaaaaaggaCACATTGGTGTTCTTGAAATCATTGTTCTTGGTGTTCTTTAGTATCTTCATGTCTATTCTTGTTCCAACCACGATTTTAATCCAAAATTTCAAGAGAAACTCCTCCAAATTTGTTATAACTTCAACTAAAGATTCCCTACCAAGACTCGAAGACAACTCCAATATTAATTTCTCAATTTTTCATCAAATCAAGTAACCCATTTTAAAACTTCAAGCTTTATAAAGACCTCATTAATGGTGTTTTGATTTGAAATGAAGAACTCGGACTCGTTTCTTGGGAGGGCTGCTCCTGGAGAAGAGTGACGGCTGGAGATGGGTGGGGTGAAGAAGAAGGGTAAGGCGATGGGGGTTAGAGAGGAGGGTGGCAGAGGATTTGGTGGTGAGGAAGGGGGAGCTTGGCGGCGGCTGGTTGTTTGGAGAAGGGGCTAGCGGCTGCTTTTTTGTGTGAAGAAGAAGGGTTGGTTCAAACTTTCGAGCTAAATCAATGGTGGAGGCACAACAATGGGGAAAGTGGAGGAGGCAATGGTGGTgaacataaagaagaagaagaagaaagaaataaaaaagacaaaaaaaaaagaagaaaaaatctattttttgggCTCTTCATGCGCCTATATTGGGTGAAACACTTACTCTATGTGCTAGCTCAGCAAGAAGTGCGTAATTGGAACAAAGTTTATATAATATATGTGCTCATTAGGAACACCCATAAGTTCAAATGTCTAAATAAAAATTCGTACCAACTTCAAGCGTCTCCAGATATATTCCGCCGACAAATAATGAAGTCAGTTTGGTTCAAAGAAGTTCATGTGTACCCTTTACTGTTTTTATTCCTTAATTTGTGTAACTTGTGTATGAGTTTTCAAAGCTCTTGTTTTTCTTCTAAATCATTTTTTCTCCCCTAGTTCAGTGACTTCGATAAGAATGATGTCAAGGGTACACTTGATAGACTGTAACGTTTTCATGTCAAGTGCTCTCATCTCTCAATAAGCCAGGGTAGACTGTAACATTTTCTATCAGGCAGAGTTCtatgcttcgcgaacacgaagttCCTACTGCTGGTTCTCTTCCCACTACATAATGTACATCggaaggaaaatgagttcattTTTTTTATGATTGAAAGATTGAACTTGAGTTTCGATAGTAGGCTATTCAATGAACTTATTCTACCCAACAGGTCGATATTATTTTCAATATATCGGATAGACCATTTTGGGAACGTTGAATGCCAAAGTCACTGAATTAGTAAGTCTTAAATACTGAACTATGACTTTGTTAATTTCAGTGATTTCTCTTTTCCAGAAAAGACTTTTCCGCTCGCTTCAAAAGTCATTGTGACAACAGAGTCGAGCATTTCAGACTTCAGATATTGTTCTAACCAAACTGATAATGTACAATTGAAAATTTTCTACGATATCACATTAGTAGAATATTCAATTGTGATAGTTGCAGATAAGATACTTCATATGCCACAGTTTGTGTAacacttttaaaaaaatatatatatatatattccaaaaaAGGAACTGACATATTCCGTATAGTACGGAAAAGCATGACGCAAGGAATAGTAACTTTCCTTGTTCCAAACGCCAAAGAAGAGGCACTAAAGCTAAAAACGGGTGGTTGCCCAATTCATCCCCCGCTACAAATAACAGCACCTGTAACCTACTACGACTCGCAAAATTCCCATTCATGGAAGCCTCTGTGAGACTACTCACTTGTTCAAATCGCCACCATCTCCCCACTTCTCTCTTCCTCAAACTCAATCACAAGCCCCTTCCTTTATCACCCTCTTCATTTCCCACCCCTTCACTTTCCTTATCTCGCAAAAACGCCCCCCACATTTTCTTGTCTCATCGCAATTTCTCCTCCAATTCGTCCTTCCCACTTTCACCTCCATTTAGGTTTTCAAATCCTCTCTTCAGTACATCACAATTCTTCAATCCCATCTTATCCAGCAATCGTTTTGCCCGTATAGTATCGGCTCCGCAAGACGGTCTATTCAATTGGCATTTTGCTGCAGGCGGCGAAAATGGTAGTGAAATTGTGGTGCCGCCGAAAGAAGGCCCAATTGTGACGGTTGTGTTATTGGGTTGGCTCGGGTCGAAGCCCAAGCATTTGAGGAGGTATATTGAGTTGTATAACGCTAGGGGCATTCACGCTGTAACATTTGTTGCTTCTGTGAGAGATGTGCTTTCGTTCGATTTAGGGAAGAAATTAGAGGAGCGGATTGCTGTGCTGGCAAATGAGCTTTCTTTGTGGTTGTCGGAATCAGACAAGGATGGCCGTGAAAGATGTTTGGTTTTTCACACCTTCAGTAATACTGGCTGGCTTGCGTAGGTTGATTTATCGGACTTAAAAAACTTGATTGTGCTGCGGTTTTTTGTTATTTAAGctgttttcttttttgttatttgtttatatgcAGTTATGGTGCAATTCTAGAGAATTTGAAAAGCAGAGAGGATTTGTTGCAAAAGATCAAGGGATGTATTGTTGATTCAGGTGGTGACCCCAATATAAGCCCCA contains:
- the LOC104228127 gene encoding uncharacterized protein, producing the protein MEASVRLLTCSNRHHLPTSLFLKLNHKPLPLSPSSFPTPSLSLSRKNAPHIFLSHRNFSSNSSFPLSPPFRFSNPLFSTSQFFNPILSSNRFARIVSAPQDGLFNWHFAAGGENGSEIVVPPKEGPIVTVVLLGWLGSKPKHLRRYIELYNARGIHAVTFVASVRDVLSFDLGKKLEERIAVLANELSLWLSESDKDGRERCLVFHTFSNTGWLAYGAILENLKSREDLLQKIKGCIVDSGGDPNISPKVWAAGFTTALLQKRSSSVYPSVEAGEGIEVQSGLTSGNIQGKEPMLMETLLLAAFEKLFSFLLNLPDVNARLRKIISALVKNQPSCPQLYLYSSADKVIPIQSVESFIEEQRKSGRKVHSFNFGSSPHVDHYRTFPDIYVSVLQKFLEESMLVPNGVYQVESQVNGS